From Varibaculum massiliense, a single genomic window includes:
- a CDS encoding DUF1617 family protein — protein sequence MKILLPNDQLAAVTELLAGMSLKPAASRARTKLLHLVREASTRFGGDEYELISQYATLDDAGKPIINTDGTFSLATPEKAQEFFALRQELFDSAAEVSGPTYGRHLADIKALLDGYDGELSGEAAEAFDVLYDAIADALAKETNDE from the coding sequence ATGAAAATTCTTCTTCCCAATGATCAGCTCGCCGCGGTCACCGAACTGCTGGCTGGCATGTCGCTGAAGCCAGCCGCCTCACGTGCGCGTACCAAACTACTGCATCTGGTACGTGAAGCCTCTACACGCTTCGGAGGCGACGAATACGAACTAATCAGCCAATACGCAACCCTCGACGATGCTGGCAAGCCCATCATCAATACCGATGGAACATTCAGTCTCGCAACCCCGGAAAAGGCGCAAGAATTTTTTGCCCTACGCCAGGAATTATTCGATAGTGCTGCCGAGGTTTCCGGGCCCACATACGGCCGTCACCTAGCCGACATTAAAGCTCTGCTTGATGGCTATGACGGTGAACTATCGGGAGAAGCAGCGGAGGCCTTCGACGTGCTTTACGACGCCATCGCTGACGCACTAGCCAAGGAGACTAACGATGAGTGA
- a CDS encoding MarR family winged helix-turn-helix transcriptional regulator: MNNAATSAKGREELIDQLLYELHRLVFASNDLINRYSSKMGLHGKDGEALLQIWQAELAGAPLSPSELAEQLHITRAAVSYLTDRLMESGYVNRESNEADRRKTVLRISELGGQIGHDFTAPMEAGLSGLFAERSQKELAIFTEMLRDFVESLDTSHDLEA, from the coding sequence ATGAATAATGCTGCGACATCCGCCAAAGGGCGCGAGGAACTTATTGACCAACTCCTCTACGAATTACACAGACTGGTTTTTGCTTCAAATGACCTGATTAACCGGTATTCCTCAAAAATGGGACTGCACGGAAAAGACGGGGAAGCCCTATTACAAATTTGGCAGGCGGAACTGGCCGGCGCTCCCCTCTCCCCTTCGGAATTAGCTGAGCAATTGCATATCACCCGGGCGGCAGTTAGCTACCTGACCGATCGGCTTATGGAATCAGGCTACGTAAATCGGGAAAGTAATGAGGCCGACCGGCGCAAGACGGTTCTGCGCATCTCGGAATTAGGTGGGCAAATTGGGCACGACTTCACTGCCCCTATGGAGGCCGGTCTCAGCGGTTTATTTGCCGAACGAAGCCAGAAAGAACTAGCCATCTTTACCGAAATGCTCCGAGACTTCGTGGAATCTCTAGACACCTCCCACGACCTTGAAGCCTGA
- a CDS encoding MFS transporter translates to MSDLLGASNKEEAKESKKSGVSPTVNNRAPSDFTAPKRWKLVLVLYLAGIGMGALDMGIVNPARTVIQNGLGVGDKVGVWVFTIYTLAYAAAIPVIGKIADIIGRKPVYVLAIGLFGLGSLGCGLAQDFSSLGLLLASRAIQAIGGGGMVPVATAAVGTIVPPPKRGMALGLVGMVYGVASVFGGSAGSLILDIAGQENWQWIFYINVPIAVIVVALGIWALPQENENSARKLDLPGVFILVVMITALLWAFQNLDFTKIGESLGDPNVWVGLLIFLIMLPAFWVAEVRADDPLIDFKYFATINVGTTLLFAAVSGILMMTVMFIPQFAENCMRLPSGRGGYPTIIIGLASAIGAPLSGRLTDRFGPRFVLGIGVLISTISGFMLIYWASPYPGYLSNSLSIFVMGLGLGFLMGAPLTYLILHLIPETDANSGQATLSLIRSLGTTLAPAILVGLLATAMGGLSGKVMDAMPAMEMPAMPAMTAPAPDANGQTMPPSSQAKVPAEKPKGKAATPMAKSDMGFKMSDMPASLQNKIKTADVTNVVDRTKEVAKYMFAQQEKEMKAKMGMVPPGIDKMQEQYLKDIESHRDQIETAFQMGLNEGFTRLFWFYTILSLAGILLLAGLPSKRKIDAVINPEAYRGLAR, encoded by the coding sequence ATGAGCGATCTACTTGGCGCTTCAAATAAAGAGGAAGCGAAAGAATCAAAGAAATCCGGAGTATCTCCGACAGTAAATAACCGCGCCCCCAGTGATTTTACTGCCCCTAAGCGGTGGAAACTCGTCCTCGTCCTCTATTTAGCGGGCATCGGGATGGGCGCCCTCGATATGGGGATTGTGAACCCGGCGCGTACCGTGATTCAAAATGGGCTGGGAGTAGGCGATAAGGTCGGGGTTTGGGTTTTCACCATTTATACCCTCGCCTATGCGGCCGCGATTCCAGTAATCGGAAAAATTGCGGACATTATTGGCCGTAAACCGGTATATGTACTGGCTATCGGGCTATTTGGGCTCGGTTCCCTGGGGTGCGGGCTAGCGCAAGATTTCTCTTCCCTAGGACTGTTACTAGCTTCCCGCGCCATCCAAGCAATCGGAGGCGGCGGGATGGTGCCAGTAGCAACCGCTGCAGTGGGCACTATCGTTCCTCCCCCTAAGCGCGGCATGGCCTTAGGGCTGGTAGGCATGGTTTATGGCGTTGCCTCAGTGTTCGGCGGCTCTGCTGGTTCTCTCATTTTGGATATCGCCGGACAGGAAAACTGGCAATGGATCTTCTACATTAACGTTCCGATTGCGGTAATCGTGGTCGCCCTCGGAATTTGGGCGCTCCCGCAAGAAAATGAGAATTCCGCGCGCAAACTAGATTTACCAGGGGTATTTATCCTAGTAGTGATGATTACCGCCCTGTTGTGGGCATTCCAAAACCTAGACTTCACCAAGATCGGCGAATCCCTGGGAGACCCCAACGTATGGGTAGGTTTACTTATTTTCCTGATCATGCTGCCAGCATTTTGGGTAGCGGAAGTGCGCGCCGATGACCCTCTCATCGATTTTAAATACTTCGCTACTATCAACGTGGGAACTACTTTGTTGTTCGCTGCCGTATCCGGCATTTTGATGATGACCGTCATGTTCATCCCACAATTCGCGGAAAACTGTATGCGGCTACCCTCTGGACGAGGCGGCTATCCCACGATTATTATCGGCTTGGCCTCGGCCATCGGGGCTCCATTAAGCGGACGGCTAACCGACCGTTTTGGTCCTCGCTTCGTGCTAGGGATTGGGGTGCTGATTTCTACTATTTCCGGGTTCATGTTGATTTATTGGGCGAGCCCCTACCCGGGATACCTATCGAATTCGCTTTCGATTTTCGTAATGGGTCTGGGGCTAGGATTCCTGATGGGAGCGCCTTTAACCTACCTAATCCTGCACCTGATTCCAGAAACTGATGCCAACTCCGGACAGGCGACACTCTCGCTTATCCGCTCACTGGGTACCACTTTGGCTCCCGCGATACTGGTCGGGTTACTTGCCACCGCCATGGGAGGTCTATCGGGCAAAGTCATGGACGCCATGCCCGCCATGGAAATGCCAGCGATGCCCGCTATGACTGCTCCGGCACCCGACGCTAACGGGCAGACCATGCCCCCAAGTAGCCAGGCAAAAGTCCCAGCAGAAAAGCCAAAAGGGAAAGCCGCCACCCCCATGGCGAAATCCGATATGGGATTCAAGATGTCCGATATGCCTGCTTCTTTGCAAAATAAAATTAAAACCGCTGATGTAACCAACGTGGTAGATCGCACTAAAGAAGTTGCGAAATACATGTTCGCGCAGCAGGAAAAGGAAATGAAAGCCAAAATGGGGATGGTTCCTCCCGGCATCGATAAGATGCAGGAACAATATCTAAAAGATATTGAGTCCCACCGTGACCAGATAGAGACCGCGTTCCAAATGGGGCTAAACGAAGGATTCACTCGCCTGTTCTGGTTCTATACCATTTTGTCACTAGCTGGAATATTACTGCTGGCAGGACTGCCTTCTAAACGTAAAATCGATGCCGTAATCAACCCGGAGGCGTATCGGGGTCTGGCTCGGTAA
- a CDS encoding DEAD/DEAH box helicase, with amino-acid sequence MFTLSQARALAPTLPAASILPKLESVLETAGKVIVSAEPGSGKTTLVPPICWALEDARAKNNSPAAGVIVTEPRRIAARAAASYLQTLLPKNEDNLAAKVAFSIRGESTRSRNTRLDFVTAGLFLRRLLTDPEIAGIGTVIIDEAHERSLDTDILLALLCEVRPLRRRI; translated from the coding sequence ATGTTCACGCTTTCCCAGGCACGCGCCCTCGCCCCGACGCTCCCGGCGGCGAGTATTCTGCCGAAACTGGAAAGCGTCCTCGAAACCGCGGGGAAAGTAATTGTTTCCGCTGAGCCAGGGTCGGGGAAAACCACTTTGGTTCCTCCGATTTGCTGGGCGTTAGAGGATGCGCGGGCGAAAAATAACTCCCCGGCAGCGGGGGTAATAGTGACCGAGCCGCGCCGGATTGCCGCCCGGGCTGCTGCCAGTTACCTGCAGACATTGCTGCCTAAAAATGAGGATAACCTGGCAGCTAAAGTCGCATTTTCTATCCGGGGAGAATCCACTCGCAGCCGCAATACGCGCCTAGATTTTGTGACTGCCGGTCTGTTTTTGCGGCGCCTGCTGACGGATCCGGAAATCGCGGGTATCGGTACGGTGATTATCGACGAGGCTCACGAAAGGTCTTTGGATACCGATATTTTATTAGCTCTGCTCTGCGAGGTGCGTCCACTTAGACGTCGGATTTGA
- a CDS encoding HNH endonuclease family protein has product MGYYRLGRRRRSGKDFSWGTRIIAGFIIGLLAWAFIPGIGPDLAGLSQKGAPKVGLPNWGKSADQILSESVQTDLVKAVASLPEGEWESASPYQRSQFGIRWADVDRNGCDTRNDILRRDLSQVQTKAGTHDCVVLSGELTEPYTGRFQRFRKGADTSSKIQIDHVVALSNAWKTGASRWDAKAREQFANDPLNLLAVDGPANQDKQDKDAASWLPPNQGFHCQYVALQTAVKQKWKLWVTPEEKRAMAAVAASCPAQPLPAG; this is encoded by the coding sequence ATGGGGTATTACCGGTTAGGCAGACGCAGACGTTCTGGGAAGGATTTTTCCTGGGGTACCCGCATTATTGCGGGATTTATTATTGGTTTGCTGGCATGGGCTTTTATCCCTGGAATCGGTCCGGATTTAGCGGGACTTTCCCAAAAAGGAGCACCCAAAGTGGGATTGCCCAATTGGGGGAAAAGTGCGGATCAGATTCTTTCCGAATCGGTGCAAACCGATTTGGTAAAAGCAGTCGCCAGCCTGCCCGAGGGAGAGTGGGAAAGCGCCTCCCCATATCAGCGTTCTCAATTCGGTATCCGTTGGGCAGATGTGGATCGCAATGGTTGCGATACCCGGAACGATATTTTACGGCGCGACTTGTCCCAGGTGCAGACCAAGGCAGGAACTCATGATTGCGTGGTGCTATCTGGGGAATTAACAGAGCCATATACTGGGCGTTTCCAACGATTTCGTAAAGGGGCAGACACTTCCAGCAAGATCCAGATTGACCATGTAGTCGCCCTCTCTAATGCCTGGAAAACCGGAGCCAGTAGGTGGGATGCTAAAGCTCGTGAACAGTTCGCCAACGACCCCTTAAATCTGCTGGCGGTTGATGGCCCGGCGAATCAAGATAAACAAGATAAGGACGCCGCCAGTTGGCTGCCCCCTAACCAGGGATTTCACTGTCAATACGTGGCTTTGCAGACCGCGGTTAAACAAAAGTGGAAACTGTGGGTTACTCCGGAGGAAAAGCGGGCGATGGCGGCAGTGGCGGCCTCCTGCCCCGCCCAGCCCCTCCCCGCTGGTTAA
- a CDS encoding ClbS/DfsB family four-helix bundle protein translates to MRSYASGDELAAEITKRGELFIGEFVGVPGDGWDRLVDGVDRTPRQMIAYQLGWMELLLGWERDEQAGLDVVTPAPGFKWNQLGGLYESFYQRWEQVSTEDLIDRFKILLGEIVKMVGGLTESELFGSGQRAWASSTPSAWPVWKWVHINTVAPFTTFRTKIRKWKKLAAC, encoded by the coding sequence GTGAGATCGTATGCGTCCGGCGATGAACTAGCCGCAGAGATTACTAAGCGTGGCGAACTTTTTATCGGCGAGTTCGTAGGCGTTCCTGGCGATGGTTGGGACCGGCTGGTTGACGGTGTTGACCGCACGCCCCGGCAGATGATCGCCTACCAGCTTGGCTGGATGGAATTACTGCTCGGCTGGGAACGTGATGAACAAGCCGGTCTTGACGTGGTGACTCCGGCACCTGGTTTTAAGTGGAATCAACTGGGCGGATTGTATGAATCGTTCTACCAACGCTGGGAGCAGGTATCTACTGAGGATTTGATCGACAGGTTCAAGATCCTGCTTGGTGAGATAGTCAAAATGGTGGGCGGCCTAACCGAATCAGAATTGTTTGGTTCGGGTCAGCGTGCGTGGGCTTCTTCTACCCCGTCGGCGTGGCCGGTGTGGAAATGGGTGCATATCAACACCGTCGCGCCATTTACGACGTTTCGCACCAAAATCAGGAAGTGGAAGAAACTGGCAGCCTGCTAG
- a CDS encoding trimeric intracellular cation channel family protein — MPTSSLGPEVIEIWFRAVDVTGVFCAAVIGAKLARERRFDAVGFATLAVISALGGGMTRDVLLQQIPVAFTDPFYLGGALLGATVAFFWRLESKWTNRMITVADALCLGCWAATGAQKTLALGLGVLPAMMMGLTTAVGGSIIRDVMVGKIPKIFGGANLYATPAATSAVIMVVFFKLNMPVLGMALSIIAALIFVLLAQWRGWVLPEALDLSINLTPRQFRQLLRLRDTKPQDSKDTNPVTKDKNTSGSD, encoded by the coding sequence ATGCCCACAAGTTCCTTAGGCCCCGAAGTTATTGAAATCTGGTTCCGGGCAGTCGATGTGACCGGAGTGTTTTGTGCCGCGGTTATCGGCGCGAAACTCGCTCGTGAACGCCGTTTTGATGCAGTCGGGTTCGCCACCCTGGCGGTTATCTCCGCGCTGGGTGGCGGGATGACCCGGGACGTGCTGCTACAACAGATTCCGGTAGCCTTTACCGATCCCTTTTATCTAGGCGGCGCCCTCTTGGGAGCCACCGTGGCGTTCTTTTGGCGCCTGGAATCAAAATGGACCAACCGGATGATAACCGTGGCCGATGCCCTCTGCCTGGGGTGTTGGGCCGCTACCGGCGCCCAAAAAACTCTCGCCCTGGGACTAGGGGTGTTACCCGCGATGATGATGGGACTAACTACTGCGGTGGGAGGAAGTATTATCCGGGACGTGATGGTGGGAAAGATTCCCAAGATTTTTGGGGGCGCTAATCTGTATGCCACCCCCGCTGCCACCTCGGCAGTAATCATGGTGGTATTTTTCAAACTAAATATGCCGGTACTGGGGATGGCGCTCTCCATTATTGCGGCGCTGATTTTTGTACTTTTGGCACAGTGGCGAGGATGGGTACTTCCCGAGGCACTTGATTTGAGCATCAATCTAACTCCCCGCCAGTTTCGGCAGCTTTTGCGTTTGCGTGATACCAAACCGCAGGATTCAAAAGACACTAATCCGGTCACTAAAGATAAAAACACCTCTGGCAGTGATTAA
- a CDS encoding recombinase family protein, producing MAKIEQVTPAKPVRVKLVNVAAYARVSTARERQLSSIAAQVSYYSRLIQSTPGWVYAGVFTDEGITGTKTSGRQGLADLMELARNGGVDIVLCKSISRLARNTLDLLRIVRELKNLGVSIRFEREHIDTATADGELLLTLLASFAQEESASLSANVKWAIRQGFKQGKTNSFVLYGYRWDGERFHIETREAEAIRRIYTSFLAGISPEKTVAQLNAEGYRSLTGKPLDPNLARRILENERYTGNQMLQKTFIPAIGAKREVKNNGELERYWVEDSHPAIIDTETFQQVQTELARRRRLGLAATPSLATGCFTSRIKCASCGRNYQRKTRYRKAGAYKIWRCWGACLGQGNTCGPDLKETRLKQTVIKILTLAKWNEEEIMSRLSCITVMKDKLIFTHDDQRQTIIALAQLEGE from the coding sequence GTGGCGAAGATCGAGCAGGTGACACCGGCCAAGCCAGTGAGAGTGAAGCTGGTGAATGTCGCAGCATACGCGCGGGTATCCACAGCAAGGGAGCGCCAGCTGTCCTCTATCGCCGCCCAGGTTTCTTATTATTCGCGACTCATCCAATCCACCCCCGGCTGGGTCTACGCGGGAGTTTTCACCGATGAGGGAATCACCGGCACTAAAACCAGCGGCCGACAAGGCCTAGCAGACTTGATGGAGCTCGCCAGGAATGGCGGGGTGGATATTGTGTTGTGCAAGTCGATCTCCAGGCTCGCCCGCAACACGCTCGACCTGCTTCGTATCGTGCGCGAACTAAAAAACTTGGGTGTTTCCATCCGGTTCGAGCGTGAACATATCGACACTGCCACCGCTGATGGCGAGCTACTTTTGACGCTGCTGGCATCGTTCGCCCAAGAAGAATCCGCCTCACTGTCAGCGAATGTGAAGTGGGCGATTAGGCAAGGTTTCAAACAAGGCAAAACGAATTCGTTTGTCCTTTACGGCTACCGCTGGGACGGAGAACGCTTCCACATCGAGACGCGCGAAGCCGAAGCCATCAGACGCATCTACACCAGCTTCCTGGCAGGGATATCGCCTGAGAAAACCGTGGCTCAACTTAACGCTGAAGGCTACCGCTCCCTAACAGGTAAGCCTCTTGATCCGAATCTTGCTCGCCGCATCCTTGAAAACGAGCGCTACACCGGAAACCAGATGCTTCAAAAAACCTTCATCCCCGCTATCGGCGCCAAACGAGAAGTAAAAAACAATGGCGAGTTGGAGCGCTACTGGGTTGAAGACTCCCATCCCGCCATCATCGACACAGAGACCTTCCAACAAGTACAAACAGAGTTAGCGCGTCGCCGCAGGCTTGGTCTTGCTGCCACGCCGTCGCTTGCCACGGGCTGTTTTACTTCCAGGATCAAGTGTGCCTCGTGTGGCAGGAATTATCAGCGTAAAACCCGCTACCGAAAGGCTGGTGCTTACAAGATTTGGCGTTGCTGGGGAGCATGCCTCGGGCAAGGCAATACTTGTGGGCCGGACCTCAAAGAAACCCGACTCAAACAAACAGTAATCAAGATCCTCACGCTGGCTAAGTGGAATGAGGAAGAAATCATGTCCCGCCTATCTTGCATCACGGTCATGAAAGACAAGTTGATCTTCACCCATGACGATCAGCGCCAGACAATCATAGCGCTGGCCCAGCTGGAAGGAGAATAA
- a CDS encoding N-acetylmuramoyl-L-alanine amidase — protein MKNWNSLDADINLLLDKHYSKGRQGRAIDKIILHHNAGNLSVRGCFDTWQTRQASAHYQVESTGIIGQLVWDRDTAWHAGNWDANLTSIGIEHADCSSNPWRISDVCLENGAHLVAALCVYYKLGRPEWGKNIFGHSHFSPTECPASIAGNQRETYMARARYWYDQMTGNSSTPAPNPATATPNIDALADAVIRGDYGNGDTRRARLGSLYDAVQKRVNEKLGAAPAPAAPNIDALADAVIRGDYGNGDERRRRLGSLYDAVQARVNQKLS, from the coding sequence ATGAAGAACTGGAACAGTCTTGATGCTGACATCAACCTGCTACTCGATAAGCACTACTCGAAAGGACGGCAAGGCAGGGCAATCGACAAGATCATCTTGCACCACAACGCTGGAAACCTAAGCGTGCGTGGCTGCTTCGACACCTGGCAAACCCGACAAGCCAGCGCACACTATCAGGTAGAAAGTACCGGCATTATTGGGCAGCTCGTGTGGGACAGGGATACTGCTTGGCACGCTGGCAACTGGGATGCCAACCTCACCAGCATTGGTATCGAACACGCAGATTGCTCGAGCAATCCGTGGCGGATATCAGACGTGTGTTTAGAAAATGGTGCACACCTCGTCGCAGCACTCTGCGTCTACTACAAGCTCGGCCGACCCGAATGGGGTAAGAACATCTTCGGGCACAGTCATTTCAGCCCGACCGAATGCCCGGCATCCATCGCAGGAAACCAAAGGGAAACCTATATGGCGCGTGCGCGGTACTGGTATGACCAGATGACTGGAAATAGCTCTACACCAGCACCAAATCCTGCGACTGCGACACCGAACATTGACGCATTGGCTGACGCTGTTATCCGTGGAGACTACGGAAACGGAGATACCCGCCGCGCCCGACTCGGTAGCCTCTACGACGCCGTGCAAAAGCGTGTAAACGAGAAGCTCGGAGCCGCACCCGCCCCAGCAGCACCAAATATTGATGCTCTGGCTGACGCGGTGATTCGTGGCGACTACGGAAACGGTGACGAACGTCGACGCAGACTCGGCAGTCTCTACGACGCTGTTCAGGCCCGTGTAAACCAGAAACTCAGCTAG
- a CDS encoding recombinase family protein, whose amino-acid sequence MATITAIPATKTRIHDSALSGFSSKRRVAAYARVSTDMEEQATSYQTQIDYYTAHIQSRADWVFAGMYADEGISGTSTKHREGFQAMIADALAGEIDLILTKSVSRFARNTVDSLTTVRQLKEAGVEVYFEKENIWTLDSKGELLITIMSSLAQEESRSISENVTWGHRRRFADGKVMVPYSSLLGYKKGADGNLAIDETQAPTVRLIYQLFLDGSSITEIRAELQRRGILTPRGKTNWSTSTVRSILTNEKYKGDALLQKTFTADFLTKRIEVNEGEVPQYYVTGNHEPIIDAPVWDQVQYELATRHATNTAKIGLFASRLKCADCGAWYGRKTWASNTKYKHTIWRCNQKYDHPRPCQTATLRDEQIQTAFLAALGQLAEQYRGESHLPQVIDAMFNTDQLEAESKRLDEKIRALASEIEALVAENQRVAQDQNQYLAKYTQLEAKYQKTLGREQAIKAEITAKSAKATAIKTAYTQLADKPIQHFQPSQWTALIDHAVIGANEIRFVFRIGTEFTVPIASRLPVSSTS is encoded by the coding sequence GTGGCTACGATTACCGCGATACCAGCAACCAAGACACGCATCCACGACAGCGCGCTTTCAGGTTTTAGCTCCAAACGCCGGGTGGCAGCCTACGCAAGGGTGTCCACCGATATGGAAGAACAAGCCACCAGCTATCAAACCCAAATCGATTACTACACAGCCCACATCCAATCGCGTGCTGATTGGGTGTTTGCTGGCATGTATGCCGACGAAGGCATTAGCGGTACTTCCACCAAACACCGTGAGGGCTTCCAAGCCATGATCGCCGACGCATTGGCAGGGGAAATTGATCTGATCCTCACCAAGAGTGTCTCGCGGTTTGCTCGTAACACCGTCGACTCACTGACCACCGTCCGCCAGCTAAAAGAAGCCGGTGTGGAGGTGTATTTCGAGAAAGAAAACATTTGGACCCTTGATTCTAAAGGCGAACTACTCATCACCATCATGAGTAGTCTTGCCCAGGAAGAATCTCGCTCCATATCTGAGAACGTCACCTGGGGACATCGCAGGCGCTTCGCTGATGGGAAAGTCATGGTGCCCTACTCCTCGCTACTGGGATATAAGAAAGGCGCTGACGGTAACCTCGCTATTGATGAGACCCAAGCCCCGACCGTGCGCTTGATCTACCAGCTGTTTCTAGACGGCTCATCGATCACCGAAATCCGTGCCGAGCTACAACGTCGCGGTATTTTGACCCCGCGCGGTAAAACCAACTGGTCCACCTCAACCGTGCGTTCCATCTTGACCAATGAGAAATATAAAGGCGACGCCCTGCTCCAGAAAACGTTCACCGCTGACTTCCTAACCAAACGAATCGAAGTAAACGAGGGCGAAGTCCCGCAATACTACGTCACCGGAAACCACGAGCCGATTATTGATGCGCCCGTCTGGGATCAAGTTCAATACGAGCTGGCCACCCGCCACGCAACCAACACCGCCAAAATCGGGCTGTTCGCCAGCCGCCTAAAATGCGCCGACTGCGGTGCCTGGTACGGACGAAAAACCTGGGCATCAAACACCAAATACAAGCACACGATCTGGCGGTGCAACCAAAAATACGACCATCCCCGTCCCTGTCAGACTGCCACCTTGCGTGATGAGCAAATCCAAACCGCATTCCTCGCCGCCCTAGGCCAGTTGGCTGAACAATATCGCGGAGAAAGCCATCTACCACAGGTCATCGACGCCATGTTTAATACAGACCAGCTCGAAGCGGAGTCCAAGCGCCTAGACGAGAAAATCCGCGCTCTTGCCAGCGAGATTGAAGCATTGGTTGCAGAAAATCAGCGGGTAGCGCAAGACCAGAACCAATACCTCGCCAAATACACCCAGTTAGAAGCTAAATACCAGAAAACCCTGGGCCGCGAACAAGCCATCAAGGCCGAGATTACTGCCAAGAGCGCCAAGGCCACTGCGATCAAAACCGCCTACACCCAGTTGGCCGACAAGCCCATCCAGCATTTTCAACCATCCCAGTGGACAGCGCTCATCGACCATGCCGTTATCGGAGCCAACGAGATCCGGTTCGTCTTCAGAATCGGCACTGAATTCACCGTGCCTATTGCTAGCAGGCTGCCAGTTTCTTCCACTTCCTGA
- a CDS encoding phage holin family protein, which produces MSIKSIWVTIQGVITAMGAWLGAFLGGTDSLLYAIVAFTVIDYLTGMLAAINAHKLSSSVGFRGIARKILIFNLIGLAHLLDVHVLGTPGVLRTATIFFYLSNEGISVLENAGLLGLPIPNGLRQALDVIKQRGETQPEEKTTGVAGSKSTDPAGSGTRVNYLVPTPRTDTTKPNYQPRRAEPDELEQ; this is translated from the coding sequence ATGTCCATTAAATCTATCTGGGTCACTATCCAAGGCGTCATCACCGCTATGGGTGCTTGGCTAGGAGCATTCCTTGGCGGAACTGACTCCCTGCTATACGCGATAGTCGCATTCACTGTTATCGACTATCTAACCGGCATGCTCGCCGCTATCAACGCCCACAAACTATCCAGCTCGGTAGGGTTTCGCGGTATCGCCCGCAAAATCCTAATCTTCAACCTCATCGGCCTCGCCCACTTATTAGACGTGCATGTTCTTGGCACCCCCGGAGTCTTGAGAACTGCGACAATTTTCTTCTACCTATCCAACGAAGGCATCTCCGTCCTCGAAAACGCAGGGCTGCTAGGTCTGCCGATCCCGAATGGTTTGCGCCAGGCTTTGGACGTGATCAAGCAACGCGGCGAAACTCAGCCAGAGGAAAAAACTACTGGTGTTGCTGGCAGTAAGTCTACTGATCCGGCAGGTAGTGGGACTCGAGTGAACTATCTGGTACCCACACCCCGCACCGACACCACCAAGCCAAACTACCAGCCGCGTCGTGCTGAACCAGACGAGCTGGAGCAGTAG
- a CDS encoding helix-turn-helix domain-containing protein produces MNQLDQLRIANLRANGWGYKKIAEFCGLSRDQVRAWCIKHSLEAKSEIQERVCSWCGSSLASVDPRARFCGSSCRHQSWRASLHRPKTCQACGQTFNSSDKPSQQYCSHACYVRSRFGTRGGRK; encoded by the coding sequence TTGAACCAACTAGATCAACTACGCATCGCTAACCTGCGTGCCAACGGGTGGGGTTATAAGAAGATCGCAGAATTTTGTGGCCTTAGCCGTGACCAGGTGCGCGCATGGTGCATCAAACACAGCCTTGAAGCTAAGAGCGAGATACAGGAGCGTGTCTGCTCCTGGTGTGGGAGTTCGCTGGCCAGCGTGGATCCGCGCGCAAGATTCTGTGGTAGCTCGTGTCGTCATCAGTCCTGGAGGGCTAGTCTACACCGGCCGAAAACCTGCCAAGCCTGCGGACAAACCTTCAACTCCTCAGATAAGCCCAGCCAACAATACTGCAGCCATGCTTGTTATGTTCGCTCACGTTTTGGTACCAGAGGCGGACGCAAATGA